The Quercus lobata isolate SW786 chromosome 9, ValleyOak3.0 Primary Assembly, whole genome shotgun sequence region aattgcagtgtTGGCAACCTTTTACTTGGGCCGCTCTTACACTGTGCTCGCTCTTTCTTTTAGGAGCGCTCTAggatgccgaggacaaaatcGTCCTCAGCTATATCCCTAGGCCATTTGGACCTTCAATGTATGTCCTCGGCAATGCCTCTCCTCGGCTCAGGTTTTGGACCCTAATGTGAAGTGGACCGGGGTCataaattctctggccccacaacaccgttggattacattatcttcatatattcttcatacttttaaaatttcaagatgatcaaagtTTAATatccatgtcatcaatcaattgtttaaattcaagtttttgtagtttaaaataacacatttaagttaagtttatgaatcaaatagtaaataacatcaaattaacatgaaaattggcTTGTGAgtcaaatttgattatttttctattaaaaaaaagggataaagaAGATATTTATTGATTATAGTGTTGAAGATCAATGTGACCGAACAACATTACCTTATATGGGCTCTTTAATaagacaaatttttattagcaTAATTATAGTAAACCATCTCagaaagttgtgaaaaatagtcaataataaattttgagTCTCTCAACTTATTATAATGTTGTTCACAAGTTAGTTCGTCATACTATTTATGTTTCGGATTTTGcagtgtggatggaggatgttccactACTTTTATTTCCTGTTGTATTGGCTGACATAGCTgattttacttaataaaataaggTACGTTCTTCCTCAAAAACTTATTATAGTGTATTCTAATCCAATAATTATGGTAtccaaataggaaaaaaaaaaaatccaataattaTGATTCATGGactgtctttttattttatattcaaaGTGCATCATTTTGTTGCACTAGTCCTCATTCCTGCTGACGAGTAAACCCCTAATCTCTACCAAAATTATCAATATCGCGCCTTAAGTATACCCaattattgtgggaaaaaaataCTCATTCTACAGATATAATAAACAAATGGTTAGGCTATTGATTTTCTAGTCCTTATTAGTCATAGACACAtttccaaaaagaaataaagaaataaagaaataagaagaaaagagaataagAAGTCTAGATGTCAAATTATTTTATGCTCATAAaagtgaaatttaaaaaaaaaaaaaaaaaaaagtagtttttcttgatttgtgaTGTCTTGtcaataaaacttgtatagTGACAATCAAATTTCATCAATTCTGAAAAAATTCATATGCTTCTTGAGgatctaaaaattatttaacaataaGCAACTCCCCTGCATGGTtacttaatcaatgatttaatTATTATGTGGGTTTCAGTTATTTCAACTTAAAAAGTCTCTgattgttgaataagagatgTGGAGTTCAAActccgcctataccaaaaactgattggtgtcttggtttgataataaaaagctatcatcagaagcgaatgtcataagttgaaactctctataaaaaaaatttattttagtcattataattgataatttattgcaacataaaaggaaaaaaaaaaaaaaaactgtaattGATAGTGTTACTTATAATTGTAAAGTCATTTTACTAATGGTGGTGGAGGGGGAACATGCACCTCAACAATCTTTTCAGTGGAGGCAGACAACAATGATAGCACTGAAATCCAAAattcgtaatttttttttttttttttggtttggtccTAGAAAAACAAGCAATCAGAGTGTTATAGAAAACACGTTTTCAAGGGGCATAAAATCATTTCctctttttagcatttttatttatttattataaggCATAAgggatttgtttttgttttattagtaataatggatttttgttttgttttggaatGGGACCATAGAACACAGATATGAGCTAATGAAcactttaatttttaagtattttgGGCTAACCTTAAGGAAAGTTTTGGGGCTGGTTTTCAATTTTGGAGGGAGCAGGTATATACATTTTgtccaaaaacttttaagtatGATCAATTAGTATATAttcagcaacaaaaaaaaaaaaaaaaaaaaaaaaaaaaaaaaaaaaaaaaaaattagtatatcttctttaaatatttttaaattccGGGGACATGATCCTCCTTAGCCTAGTCATAGTTTGTCCTTGAGCTTTAAAGTGCgaagaacaataaataaaaactataggGAAGCAGGTGAAGTATTGTTTAGAGAGAAATAATGGATCTTACACTTGCTCAAATGTAAATAAGGAAAGTTGTACTTGTACTAGATAGGGGCGCCTTCAAGATCTCACAAAATATTGCCAACTCCTCTACTAACTAGCAATGCACAAAATATTGCCAACTCCTCTGCTAACTAGCAATGTTGGTGGGGGTAAGCAGTGGTGCAgtcaaaaaattttcttaagaagGGTCAAGTTAAATGTATCATTGTATTCAGGTAACTTTAGCTCTCTATATAAGTCCATATggctttgttttttaaaaacaacaaaaaattttcgcTAAAAagatttacttatatatttttttattaacttatacTTTAAATGCTCCTGAAATTAATGActtatatattacaaaaaagtcaatattaaaaggaaaataaatgaaacaacaataaattaaagagtatttatatcacctaaaatttattcaatattttaaaattttaacgtTGAATAGAGGGGGAAGTGGCATTCTTAgaaaattgggggggggggattccttctctctctttataattaatttcgataaaaagaaaaaaaaattggatcaattttattaatgattttatttcttgaccataaattatttaaacttaagaattgaaaattatattgtttgtttAACTTTTTCTTAGTTAATTTACTAAATTCCGTTgtaagaataaattttttataaaattataaaggtGTAGGTTAAcaatgtatgtatgtatgtttggGTGTTAATATAATTATCTAAGAGAATAGAGAACAATTATGATTTGaaaatcatcttcatcttcttcttttttaatgtaattttggTGAGTATAACATAATGTATATTGTCAAATTGTATGTgcaattttatatcaaattgcTTGGTTTTATTTGTcttcttaaatttaatttctctCTTATCACCAAAGTCatcactttatcaatttttttatggttctCAAAgttgatttttgtattttgttctcaaatatttttttaaaaaataaattttgtgtgtgtttgaaaTTAGATGTCAAATAGTATATGAATAACATAATTTTATCTATATAAGAGAATTTATTGTAACTTCTGGCTTATAGAGTAAGGGAAACCACTATAAAACCCTTATAGATGGATGATTAATCTCTTTGTATTGGACTGTTCTTGTTAGAATTTTATCTCGAGTGTGGCTTATTATCTAGCTGTGTTGTTATCCTCGTATTGTCTGCCTAGGATGTATATAGCTGCTGGTTTCCAGCATGATTTCAATAAAGCTAATTCTTGTTTACaaacccccaccccccccccccccccccccccccaaaaaaaaaaaaaaaaaaagcatagctTGGAGTTTCACTATGACAGAAACCCCATGAGTCAGGGTCCTAATTTATTGGAAGTGTggaagacatttttttttttttttttttggatcaggAAGTGTGGAAGACTTAACATAGCTAAAGCACACTTcttatttcataaaatatgaCACTGTTACACTAGCCCACATGCATAGATATATAACTGAACAAGCACAAATAGGGCACACAGCCTATTTGAGGCTCATCGTTTATTTAGAATTATAAAACACACCCTCATATTAAACAACTTAGAAACATGCATGGTAGCTCCCAATCCCATTTGGTCAATTAAGGAGATTTGGCTTGGGCCATTTCTTTGAATTCTGTATGAGCTTGAGGGCCTCCAATACCATATTTAGGAGCAGAGGGAGGAGGAGGAAATGCAAAAGTAGGAAAGTTTAGAGGACCTAAGCCAGGAATGCCTTCAAAAGGTTGTAAACCAGGAGGAGTATTGCCTCCAAAACCAGGCAAAGGCAAAGGAAAGAAGGGCCAAATTAAGCCCCAAGGACCCTGAGGCTGCTGATAGACCTGATCGTATGACTTTGGCATGTCTCTTCCTCCTTCAGCTCCAACGGCAATTGCCATGACAAATAGACTGAAAAGCAGCAATGCCTTACTAGTACTCTTCTCCATTATATTCTATCTTTCTAATTTCTTTGTGTTTAATGTGGAGAGAACTGCTTCATGACCACTCTAATTTATAGTGCAGCTTGTGAAAATGAGGGGTTTCTTACTTGTTTTGGGAATGAAATTTAATGGTCTATGCATGGGAGGCTTGGTGCTTTTAGAAAAGAATAATGAGGTGGACCATGGTAATATAGTTGAGAAACTGATCTTGGAACTAGCTTGGAACTAGCTAAGAGGTTGTTGTAAATCAGTAACCTAAGAACTTGAATATGATGAGAAATATGGTGTATATATTTTGCATGGGCCATGATTTCTTCTGCTGTTTTTGTAACAAGTTGCACTATATTCTGATGGCAAATACATGAAAGTAGTAAATTTATTGGTGGCTTCATGACCCCACGGATTTAAATGGGTGAACATGACATTTCCTTTGAGAATGAGATGTTCTGATTGCTTCTACGTAAAAGAGAGATATTTAGCGGAAAAGTTGAACTGCAGAAAGGAATCCACTCTAGCATGTGGACGACCAAAAATCATGATACGTATTGATggtattttgaaactttaatgTTGATTTCAAGCATACAATTACTGTGAAATTTAAGACTAGGGAGATGGATTTGTAAAATTACCATGCATGTGTGTCTTGAACTTAATACTATCTAGCCTAGCTAGTTTGTTCATTGAAGTTACCATCCACCTTATACAGTATGTTTGGGCTTCTTGAACATGACTCTAGTTTATAGGCTAGATAAGAGTCGGGCCACCCTCCAAAATATTGGAGTGAGAAAGGTTTATAATTAACTAAGGTTCGATAATAGTCAATCATCcttctaaatattaaaaaaagagagcttATAATTGAGGCTAAGAGCTGAGCCACTCTTCAAAATATTGGAAAAGCTACCACCTCACTACCACAGTTCAAAAGTATGGCAAGTTCATTCATGTATACACGATCCAACGTtactaatttttaattatatatatttaattataatgtCATCATAATCTATTgagatttattttaaaagaaatacgGTATTCAtcctaatattaatttattaatacaatattttatggttacaatacaataataaaatttcatttcttaAATAATAGGGGTGTAATAGTAATATACATATTTTCCTCTCAACTAAACAATGAAATGTATATTAATTTTCTATCTTATCCCTTCAACCAAACACATACAAAGAAAACACATTttccttcatttattttttatcgtTCCTTTATTTTCCATCATTCTTACCTTACATACCCTTATATATATCACCCCCTTTTTTAAGAGGGTTCACCCGAAAATCCATTTTGCCACATTTTATCTAGGGATATAAAAGTGGGGTGAAATTAGAGAAAATTATTGGGTAAAATGCACTTGAGCATCTTAACTTGGAGTTGTTGCACTTACCCTCTATACTTTTAACTTAGCCAATTTAGTACTTAAACTTTAGCTCTGCACACCAACTAGCCCAAATAGACGCTTGCGGCCCTTTTGCCGTCCAAAAGGTAACGTCCTCCGGCGAGTTTGTGACACTCGCACGGGACTggtattggaaaaaaaaaaaaaaaattgtaattggcTGGAGAAATGCCAACCTGCAACTAAATAATAAGATAAACCCTATCTACAACAAACCATCCATATGCCAACTAGCTGATGCCATCCCTATAAAATTCCATCAAAATGATAAATTGTGGACACTGGCACGAGAAAATAAGGGTTGCTTTCGGTCTAGTAACATGATAAATAGGTCAAGTTGGAAACACTAGAACTGACACTCTTAGCAAAACTTCAATTTAAAAGCAGGTCATAGGAGATTGGTTTTAAAGTACGTTAACAAGATTTTACAAAAGATCATCAAATTAAGAACAGGTTTAATGATCACTTCAATATATGAGCAATATAATAAAAGAATGTGTATccgttttttttcccccatccAAATAAAACAGAAAAACTGAACATAAATAGTACACCTTAAAGAAGctaagggtaaaaaaaaagagcagCAAGACGGCATGCTTTTCCATCAGAAATACATGTTTATTAATACAAGTAGCGCACTTAGCGAATATAATTGCACTGCAAAGAAGAAACTCAGCTTGGAGAGAGCATTTTAAAGGTATTTACAGGTCCACACACCTCATATTTATCCACAAATTCGAAGACAAATCACTTTCTGCGCCGCCATGGAAAGCAGCAACTCTGGAACATTGAGcaagaaaatagaaaagcaaAAGATCAGCTCCGTGAAAACCAAAATGCACAAGAACATACACCATTTACAAAAAGCAGGAGTTGATGAGTGATAACAACCTTAACACTGTCTTTAGCATCTTGCCTCCGCGTGTTGGCATAAGGTGTCTCATTAGGCCCTGGGGCACTTCCTACCCCACTCTGCCTCTCCTCCCGcactttgttaaaaatatgagtAAAACCATCAGCTGATGCAGGGTTATTCTCATCCCACTCACCAAATTTTGGAACAGCAGCACCTTTTTCAGGCTGCCAGACAAGAACCCAAATAGGAATAAGTTCTAACAAAAGACTGAATATATCTAGGaaagagtaaaataaaataaaaagattgtaTGAAACTAAAATTTCCAGTCTCTGTCAGAATAGGAATCATGTACCTGTAGAATTTGAGAAAAGGCCATACATAATTGGTTGTTTCAAAATGCAAATGGTAAAACCATAATGATTCCCGTgtcaaatcaaatgtttaagtTTTAAAGAAAGAGTTATCCTCTATATTAAGAAAGAACAGTATAAGATAATTTAAGAGGTAAGCTAAGTTTAAGcattttaacttattttctGAGAAAAATGAAACTAAACTACTCTAGAAACCTACTTCATGATCTAtcattcctttctttcttttctttcagcTAGTCACATAAAAATGCTCAAACACACATTTCAAGTTTATGCTACTTTTGGCTGTAAATAATAGGAGAGGAAGAAAGTTCACTGTTTCATCGCCACGAGTCACTGGTTTCATTCGGGATCTTCCAGGAGTACCATGAGTGCTATCATATGAAGCCTTTCCTTCCCAGGAGGGTGAATTGACCCCACTATCTCTTGCTGAAGCCCTTGCCTGGCGATGGAGTGGTGATCGTTCAACACTGTGCTCAGATCCAGTACTAGGCCTTGAAGCTCTTCTATTGGCTTCACCAGGTCCAACTCCACGCCCTCCATGGCGTTGATAAGCAGACTCGTTGGTAGCTCTGGTCCCCAAATTGTCATTATGGGCTGGAGATTCAGTGAACTGCCTGAGGTCACCATCTTCCCTACTTGTGCCCCGTTCATGCGATGATATTCCTGCTCCCTGTCTTATAGGTTCTGCTGGTTCGGCTCTGCCTCTGGAAGTAGGACCTTGAGTTGATGCTGAATTATAATTAAGTATATCAGGATTCTCTTGAGGGTCATTTGGATTTATCATCTTGCCCCCAGAAGTTCGACCCTTGCGAGCCTTATCAAAAAAGGCTGTGTAAGGAACATTCTCTTCACTTTCCCAATTGCCAAACTTTGGTACATGTGAACGTTGCTGCCACATTGAAAAGAGCTTGTTATATCTACCAGTGCATCATATATAAGCCAATCCCATTATTTTATCTATCTACACATTCCTTTTCGTCAACCATTATCACATTCATTAGGCAGAAAAGGATGATATTGATCTTTGTCCTCCCAATTTTATAAGAGGGGAAAGGGATTGGTAAGTCATTGCAGCCAAGCAAGCAAAAGAAACCAGGAACTGGGACAAGACATAATCTAccaattccccccccccccccaacaaaaaaaagcccaaaaaagaagaaaagcaaaatAAGTGGGCATGGCCGAAACCATAAATCATGTCGTGACAACGACAAAACACATACAGATGGGTATTTAACTCTGAATCTCTGGGTTATGAAGCACACAAATGGACATGAACAAAAACACACTAAGACATGGAAAAATCCTAAAAACTAGGGACTAAAATGGCCAAGATAAAGGAGCAaataaatgtcttttttttttaatacatatgaTATCATGGTATGTGATATGTACACAACTCTATTTTAATCAATTCTTAAGTTACaatttatgtttaaattatttgatatcCAATActgaaaataaagaaatgataaataaaagatataaaacaaaatccaataaaatccaataaaataaaagaaaaaccattaTTAAAGTTGGTTAATTAATGTTTAGAGTGTGTTCAGACCATGTTTCAGGTGTGCAGCTCATTTTCAactattatcttcttctttctttttaaatttgtgtgaaaGAAGCGTCTGACAAGTCTCAAACCCAATAGTTGTTGAAGTGTCAATACACACAAACATAAAAACCTCTCTGAAATGATGCTCCTACCATTTCACTACGACAACATTGGCAAAAACAGTATAACAATGGTTCTACACTTATGAGCAGTATAAGACATTTGATTCATTATAATGTTCTGCTTGTAGAAAAGAGCCATCTTGTTGATCACttaatatctataaaaaaaatctcaattacAAAATGAGAACCAGTCCACTTATGTAGCAACAAACACTAGATTACCTCATTCAACATTGAGAAGGGACTGTATTAAATACTACATTTATTCTTTAATGGACAGTGGGTGCACATATGGTAGATTGAAAGATGCATTAGACCTGCAAATTACATTGCTAAAATACTGagcaaacaaaaccaaattgcaTTATGCCATATAGTTGTAGACAAGTTTTATGCATTTCTAACGTCCTTATGCATGTAAAAAACATATTTAGATGACTTCAACTTACAATGACTGTATCCTAGCCcctaacaataaaaattgtaaaatataagATTATTCCACATATCTGTGACATCTTAAATTCAGCAAAAAGGAACAGATACAAAGGAATACAAATTGACCTTCAAACAATGTGCTTAAAGTCTACCTGAAGTCGTGCCATCAACACACCAAGAGagtatttacaaattttttaagtgTCATATTAAAAGAATCTCATACAGACAAAAAAGAACGATCATGAACAAAGAGACATAGTTATCGCTTCTTCCTTACAAAGTTATCCCTCATCACTCTTTATATCACTATGACCTCAACTTCTTGTAGTTATGCATCAAGATCCTTTCAACACACCACGTTTGAGAAGTCATACCAACTCAAATAATTGGATATTTTGACTGCCCATTGAGTTAAACCAGGGCAAAAAGACTAGCTAGATGACTATATGAGAAGTCATACCAACTCGATAACTATTAAGTTGTGTAGAGTAAACAAACTTGACAACAAATTTAATCATCTCTGAGCCAAGAAGAAATACCCCAATCAGACAAATTGTTATTAAATAATTCAAAACTATCAAGCTCGATGTTCTTCAACCTTAATGTTAGACATACTCTTTATTGGCACAGAATTAAACCAGATGGCTCCAatcattttatttctttgcatgTGCAAATATCTCATAGAGGATTTTGCAGTCAACCTTGTAACTTTAAACTAAACAGTATCAAAAGAGTAAAACAAATATGCTACTCAAAATTAAATCATAATATAGAAGGAACAACTATATAATGAACAAGGCATTAGATAGCAATATGTTATCCATCATCCATCACATAATTAATAGCCCAAGCAATCAGTATGATGCTTAAAATTGGCTTCAAAAGATTAGATTAACATAGTATGTTTGCAGTCTGTATGAAATACAGAAttacaatattaaattttaaaattttaaatcattagtattttgtgattttatttcttcttttttagagGCTGGACCTTGGAATGCTGGCAAGTGCCCTATACACAAGCAATGTGTCAAAGGTGAGATAAGGAATCAATCTCTCCAACCTATTCttttgtgatttatttttttctgtgtGGACAACAAGAAGTTAATAACCAACAAATGGTAccttaatttttcatttagttaaaaagaaaccattaaatgagataaagaataattaaaaacaaataaagggTGGTTCATCCAAAACGGAAAAACAAATCAAGGGTGAGCTGAAAGGGTTCTTGATTACAATAGGAAAGGGTGTCAAGGCCATAGACCTTTGCATCCATTATGGAAGAACAACAGCTTTGCATGAAGAGACTTCCCTAAAAATATAAAGGGTTAGGAGGTTATTCTTGGCTGCATATTTTGTCAAGTCCAAGTCCAGGTTAGGAGGTTATTCTAGATGGAGGCTAGCAGATACAGTAACTTCAGCCACAAAATAGATATCTTGACATTTTGAGGGACACtttttcctctccattgtttACAGAAATATATGTAAAGCAATTGACTAAGCTTTCTCAAGCTTTACTGATTGGTTACAGATATTCACCAAAATTTGCATTTATAACCCtatatttccaataaaaatctaaattgaGTCCTTCGCCTCTAAGGGAGTGAATATAGAATGAGCACAGGGCAAGAATTCCATATTTCGGTTCCATGATACTCAAGTCAGATAGCATTGCTAagaaatcaatcaattttagtACCAAAAAGGAAGTTCCTAATGAAAAGGGAGTGGGAGTGGTTTGCCACAGTAGCATGGGACAATGACCACAGTTGAGACTGCAGGTTAGTAGAAAACATAGTAGAGTACAGGGTACATAATTTCCTATGACCAACTAAttaggaagaagaaaattttttctatatttc contains the following coding sequences:
- the LOC115960712 gene encoding RPM1-interacting protein 4-like isoform X2, with the translated sequence MAQRSHVPKFGNWESEENVPYTAFFDKARKGRTSGGKMINPNDPQENPDILNYNSASTQGPTSRGRAEPAEPIRQGAGISSHERGTSREDGDLRQFTESPAHNDNLGTRATNESAYQRHGGRGVGPGEANRRASRPSTGSEHSVERSPLHRQARASARDSGVNSPSWEGKASYDSTHGTPGRSRMKPVTRGDETPEKGAAVPKFGEWDENNPASADGFTHIFNKVREERQSGVGSAPGPNETPYANTRRQDAKDSVKSCCFPWRRRK
- the LOC115960712 gene encoding RPM1-interacting protein 4-like isoform X1 — its product is MLNEQRSHVPKFGNWESEENVPYTAFFDKARKGRTSGGKMINPNDPQENPDILNYNSASTQGPTSRGRAEPAEPIRQGAGISSHERGTSREDGDLRQFTESPAHNDNLGTRATNESAYQRHGGRGVGPGEANRRASRPSTGSEHSVERSPLHRQARASARDSGVNSPSWEGKASYDSTHGTPGRSRMKPVTRGDETPEKGAAVPKFGEWDENNPASADGFTHIFNKVREERQSGVGSAPGPNETPYANTRRQDAKDSVKSCCFPWRRRK